One window of the Catenulispora sp. MAP5-51 genome contains the following:
- a CDS encoding ABC transporter ATP-binding protein, with translation MSSLSASETVETVETAPVAEQTKVIEKQQEKRLAIKVEDLHLYYRTKAEANPTLKAALIRKAKRQKVEQKVIKAVNGVSFEVPHGTVLGVIGHNGAGKSTLLRALSGILPPTQGRVEVRGRVSTLLALGVGFNQNLTGRENIVLGGLAQGWSKDQIREKENAIIDFADLDTLSEGAIDRAMKTYSSGMYARVAFAVGVHMDPDILLVDEALSAGDARFKEKATEKMLELCENARTIVLVSHGLETVRHMSNHCIWMDHGNLVGAGDPDEVIDAYIEKQRKDREEADRKKAAAEAKEVQEDQALAAKAERTKEALHKAIGEDV, from the coding sequence GTGAGTTCGCTGTCCGCCTCTGAAACCGTCGAGACCGTGGAGACCGCCCCCGTGGCGGAGCAGACCAAGGTCATCGAGAAGCAGCAGGAGAAGCGCCTGGCCATCAAGGTCGAGGATCTCCACCTGTACTACCGCACCAAGGCCGAGGCCAACCCGACCCTGAAGGCCGCGCTGATCCGCAAGGCCAAGCGCCAGAAGGTCGAGCAGAAGGTCATCAAGGCGGTCAACGGCGTCTCCTTCGAGGTGCCGCACGGCACCGTGCTGGGCGTCATCGGCCACAACGGGGCCGGCAAGTCCACGCTGCTGCGTGCGCTCTCCGGGATCCTGCCCCCCACGCAGGGTCGCGTCGAGGTGCGCGGCCGGGTGTCCACGTTGCTGGCCCTGGGCGTCGGCTTCAACCAGAACCTCACCGGCCGGGAGAACATCGTCCTGGGCGGGCTCGCGCAGGGCTGGTCGAAAGACCAGATCCGCGAGAAGGAGAACGCGATCATCGACTTCGCCGACCTCGACACGCTCTCGGAGGGCGCGATCGACCGGGCGATGAAGACGTACTCCTCGGGCATGTACGCGCGCGTGGCCTTCGCGGTCGGCGTGCACATGGACCCCGACATCCTGCTCGTGGACGAGGCCCTGTCCGCCGGTGACGCGCGGTTCAAGGAGAAGGCCACCGAGAAGATGCTCGAGCTGTGCGAGAACGCCCGCACCATCGTGCTGGTCTCGCACGGCCTGGAGACGGTCCGGCACATGTCCAACCACTGCATCTGGATGGACCACGGGAACCTCGTGGGAGCCGGCGACCCCGACGAGGTCATCGACGCCTACATCGAGAAGCAGCGCAAGGACCGCGAGGAGGCCGACCGCAAGAAGGCGGCCGCCGAGGCCAAGGAGGTCCAGGAGGACCAGGCGCTCGCGGCCAAGGCCGAGCGGACCAAGGAAGCGCTGCACAAGGCCATCGGAGAGGACGTCTGA